The nucleotide window AGCCTGATGCCCCTGCATCTATTGCCGGCAGCACATGGTCTTTATCCGAAAAACTTGTCAGCATCAGTACTTTAATATGCGGCCAGTTGTTTTTAATTTTCTTTGTCGCCTGGATGCCATCCATCTCAGGCATGACGAGGTCCATTAAAACAATATCGGGAGAAAGTTGTTCAACAAGTTCTACTGCTTCTAATCCGTTTTTCGCTTCGCCAACAACCTCGATATCCTTTTGAGTTTTTAAAAAGAATAATAATCCCCGTCTTACTACATGATGGTCATCTGCTATCAGTACCCGTATCATCAAATCCCCCCTAGTACGGTAAACGGACAAGTAATTCTGTCCCTTTTCCAATTTCACTTACCCAATCCGCGGTTCCTCCAACTGCATGTGCCCTGTCAATAATTGATTGCATGCCGATCGATGGTATACGGCGATGTGCCTCTACATTAAAACCATGGCCTGCATCGTTTACAACGAGTAACACATCGGTAGCCGTCACGTTGATATATATTTCCACACTTTTAACACCCGCATGTTTCCGTACATTATTCAATGCTTCCTGAGTAATTCGGAATAGCGTTTCCTCTACTCTTGATGGAAATTGAATGACACCGGAAACATTGACCGTTAATTTCAGGCTCAGCATTTCCGCATACACTTTAATCGCTTCGATAAGTCCGCTTTCCAAACCTTTCGGACGGAGCTGCCAAATAAGTGCACGCATTTCCGTCAAAGCCTCCTGTGTAAGCTGCTGAATATCTTTAAATGTTTCTTTAATCTCCAGCTCGTTGCTCATCTCTACTCCTGCACGGGCTGTCAGTGTTACGGAAAAAAGAAGCTGGTTGACAGAATCATGTAAATCGCGTGCTAAGCGGTTACGTTCCTGAACTAATGCAATTTCCTGCTGTTCATTCGTTAAATAAATACGTTTAATCGCCGAACCCATTTGAAAGGCAACCGATTCAAGCAAATCCAGCTCTTCATCGGAAAAGCGTACCGTATTTCTTGAAGCGACATTCAGCAGCCCGAAACGTTCCTGCCCTGATTGCAGCGGTACAGTCGCATGGTGGGTAATTTCATTATGGTCGCCTACATTTGCGGCAATGGCACTTTCTATGCGCTGGCATTCAATAATATTCGAAGCTTTTTTCAATTCTTCATTGCGGAAGCGGGACACACACCAGCACCCGCCCTTTTTTAAATAGTGACAATCATTATGGCTAAGCGCATCCGGCAAATCCTGTTTCACGACAAGCTCGGATTTTCCCTTTTCATCAATAAAGAAAATCCACCCTGTTTCGAATTTCGTCCCGCTTAAAAATTTCGACAGCGCACCATTCAGCATCGGAATCATCTCTGTTTCCTCATTCAACAGCTCAGCAATTTCTTTTAATATGGCAATATTCGATTGATCTTTTGTCATACTGGCTCTTCCTTTTCAACTTCACTTTTCTATATCATACCATTTCAATTAAATAGTACGCACCGCTATTCCTCTCATACTTTTGAATGAAAAAAAATCCTGCTATCTTTTACAATAGCAGAATTTCTCTGTAAATTATTTTAAATACTCCACGCGGTAAACGTCATGGCGTCTGTCTTTAAGATGCTTAACGGTACCGTCTTGGCGTTGTCGTCTTAGTATTTCCAGATCGACATCCCCGATCAATACCATTTCCAGGTTCGGACTCGTCTCTCCTACAATTCCATCCCTCGCAAATTCAAAATCGCTTGGTGCGAAAATGGCCGATTGCGCATATTGGATGTCCATGTTTTCCGTTTCAGGCAAGTTGCCGACCGTTCCGGAAATAACCGTATAAATCTGATTTTCAATCGCACGAGACTGTGCACAATAACGCACGCGTAAATAGCCTTGACGATCTTCTGTACAAAACGGTGTGAAAATTATATTCGCGCCCATATCTGTCGCAATGCGTGCAAGTTCCGGAAACTCGATATCATAACAGATCTGAATGGCAATCTTACCGCAGTCCGTATCGAACACACGGACTTTATCACCGTTACTGATTCCCCACCATTTACGTTCATTTGGTGTGATGTGAATTTTATATTGTTTTTCAATCGTTCCATCACGTCTGAATAAATAGGCGATATTGTAGATTTCCTCGTCCTCTTCCTCTACAAAATGCGAACCGCCGATAATATTGACATTGTAGCGGACCGCCAAACTTGTAAACAGCTCGATATATTCAGGTGTATATTTCGTCAGCTTACGTACAGCCTGTGACGGCGATTTCTCATTTAAGAAACTCATCAGCTGCGTCGTGAAAATTTCCGGGAATACAACAAAATCAGATCCTGCATCGGACCCGACATCCACAAAGTATTCACACTGCTTCGCGAAGTCTTCAAAGGAATCGATCGCGCGCATCATATATTGCACAACACAAATACGCACCGGATAACTCGTCTTGAAGTGACGCTTAGTCAGCGGTCGGTAATCCACGTTGTTCCATTCCATTAATGTCGCATACTTGCCTGAAGCTCTATCGTCCGGTAAATAGTTGGGATTGATACGCATTAAAATAAAGCCGTTCATCATCTGGAATGTCAGCACCGGGTCATATATTTTATGGCGACTTACCGCATCCACATAATCACGTGGACTCATCTCATCCGAATGGACATGGTAGTTTGGGATTCGGCCGCCAATAATGATTGATTTCAAATTAAGTGTTCGCGCCAGATCTTTCCGCGCCTCATAAAGCCTTTGACCAACTTTCATACGGCGATATGCCGGGTGCACCATTACTTCAATTCCGTACAGGTTATAGCCATCCGGATTGTGATTTGTAATAAAGCCATTGTCGGTAATATCATTCCATGTATGGCGGTCATCGTATTCATCGAAGTTAATGCGAAGACTAGAGCAGGAACCGATTACTTTCCCATCAAGCTCGGCTACCATTTGTCCTTCAGGGAAGATCGTTAAATGGCTGTATAGATGTGCTCGTTCCCATGGCTCCATGCCTGGAAAGCATATACTCTGTATCTCTAATATTGAGTCAATATCCTCTGTTGTCATATTTCGGATAATCATTGGTTTTTCAAATTGGGACATATCTAATGAATCTGTCATGCAAAACTCCCCCTCCATATTTAACTTTCCTTTTAATAGCTCTTGATAAACGTAGTAATTTACTTTTTCTTGAATTCAAACTATAATCAATGAGAATATATATGAAAACTTCTGCTGATAGAAGTTAAAATTTGAATATCGAGGTAGCGTTATGTCAAAAAAACTTGAAAATGCCTTGCTCATTATTTGGGTTGTATCGTTGACAGCGACGTTTGGATCATTGTATTTTTCTGAAATACGAGGCTACGAACCATGTACATTATGCTGGTATCAGCGCATTATAATGTACCCTATTATGCTGATTTCAACGATTGCCTACATCCAGAAAAATGCGAAAATTGCATTAACAACAGCCGTGTTCTCTACGATCGGAGCGGCAACATCACTTTATCATTATAGCCTGCAAAAGCTTGTTTTTATGCAGGATGCAGCACCTGCTTGTGGTCGTGTAGCATGTACCGGTCAGTATATAAACTGGCTAGGCTTCATAACGATCCCGTTTTTGGCGCTTACTGCCTTTATTATTATAGCAGGAGTCAGTTTTTATATGTTAAAGGTTTTAAAGGGGGAGAAATAATTTGAAAAAGTTAGCGATTGTCGGTGCAGTTATTGTCGTATTATTCGCAGCAATTATTGTGCTGACAAACATGAAAAACAATGAAAAACTGGAAAACAATCCGTACGGTACAGACAACTTAAAACAATCAACAATCGATTTACTGGACGATGAAAACTATCAAAATATCATTCTACCTGATGCACTGGCAGAGAAAATCGAGTCAGGTGACGGTGTTGTCGGCTATTTCTTCAGTCCTGAATGTTCTCACTGCCAAAACTACACGCCAAAACTTATGCCGATTGCCGATGAGCTGGATGTTCAAGTTGATCAATTAAACATTCTTGAGTATACGGATGAGTGGAATACTTATAATATTCAAGCAACACCAACTCTTATCTATTTCGAGAACGGTGAAGAAGTTGCTCGTTTAGAAGGTGACGCACCGGATGAAACAACGCGTCAATTCTTTAACGATGTTGTGTTAAAATAAGACTATATTCAAAATCGTGTTCTTTACGAGCACGATTTTTCATTTGGAGGAAAATTAATGTTCACATATATCATTCACGAAAACGGACAAACCGTTGAAGACCTTTTGCGCGAAAAGTGGCGCTTAGGCAAAAAGCTTGTTCATGAATTACGTATGGCTAAGGCAGTCACAATCGATGGCGAGCCAGTTATTTGGAAGGAGCCTTTCGAAAAAGGGACGAAAATCGAATTTGCTTTTGATATTCCCGCTTCGAACTATATTCCAACGGACAGCTGTGATGTAAATATCCGCTATGAAGATGAGCACTGCCTAATTGTTTCAAAACCTAAAGGCATGGCGACACATCCAAACGAACCAATGGACAACGACACTTGCATGAATCATGTAATGCGTCATATTGTGGACAACGGCGGGCATTATGCAGAGCACGTACACCGTTTGGACCAAGGAACAAACGGCTTACTGCTTGTTGCAAAGCATCCGATTGCCAAGTCCATTTTTGATCGCATGATTGAGGAAAAAACAATTGTCCGTACGTATGCGGCAGAAGTACAGGGCAACCTTCGTACAGACAGCGGTACGATCAACGCCGCCATCGGTAAAGACCGTCATCACAATACCCGCCGTGTCGTGTCACCTACTGGCCAGCACGCGGTTACACATTATGAAGTAGTGAATCGCTATAAAGGGACATGTGTTGTCCATGTTGTACTTGAGACAGGACGTACACATCAGATTCGCGTGCATATGGCGCATTTAGGTCACCCGATTGTAGGCGATACAATGTACGGCGCACGTGAAACCGCATCAGGCGATTATGCATTGCATGCCATTCAGCTAGCATTTATGCACCCGTTTTTAGACGAGCAGATCATCGTTACAGATAACTAAAAAAACAGGCGTCCGTAATTGAACTACGGACGCCCTTTTCTTATCTTTTTTCACGCTCAATATAGGTTACTTCATTCGCTCTCGAAAGTTGATAGATTAAGCTTCTGCCGGTTGAGTGCAATTCTTTTTCTTTAATTATAAACTGATCCCCTGTTTTTGTTGTAACTGTGATATCTCCCTTGTTACTGCCTACCACATATTCATAAACAACTTCATCGAGTTCATCCCACCGATATTTTTGTTCATCAAATAAATAGTGTCGTTCCAACTGTTCCTGGCTAATCAGCAGATAATTTTGAGTCGATAAATAACCAATGCCAATACTCAATATTAAGAGTAATAGACCAATCAAATAAACTTTCATATTACGCCTGTACGCTAAAAGCCAAAACATCACAATCAGAACAAAACCTGTTAAAAGGACAAGTCTAAAATTAATCGGGTTTGGAATAAATGTAGCGGCAGACTTATTGTACAGGAAAAATTCATTCTGAAAAATCGGATGAAAAACCATAATTAAAGGTGCAATAACTACAACCGTTACTGCCGACATCGCGAAAAACAAACTCGGCGAAAAATTTTTAAACACTGTTCTACTCCCCCCTAAGTAAAAACGATGTTAGAAATCAAAATTGAAATT belongs to Solibacillus sp. FSL W7-1436 and includes:
- a CDS encoding GNAT family N-acetyltransferase; the protein is MTDSLDMSQFEKPMIIRNMTTEDIDSILEIQSICFPGMEPWERAHLYSHLTIFPEGQMVAELDGKVIGSCSSLRINFDEYDDRHTWNDITDNGFITNHNPDGYNLYGIEVMVHPAYRRMKVGQRLYEARKDLARTLNLKSIIIGGRIPNYHVHSDEMSPRDYVDAVSRHKIYDPVLTFQMMNGFILMRINPNYLPDDRASGKYATLMEWNNVDYRPLTKRHFKTSYPVRICVVQYMMRAIDSFEDFAKQCEYFVDVGSDAGSDFVVFPEIFTTQLMSFLNEKSPSQAVRKLTKYTPEYIELFTSLAVRYNVNIIGGSHFVEEEDEEIYNIAYLFRRDGTIEKQYKIHITPNERKWWGISNGDKVRVFDTDCGKIAIQICYDIEFPELARIATDMGANIIFTPFCTEDRQGYLRVRYCAQSRAIENQIYTVISGTVGNLPETENMDIQYAQSAIFAPSDFEFARDGIVGETSPNLEMVLIGDVDLEILRRQRQDGTVKHLKDRRHDVYRVEYLK
- a CDS encoding thioredoxin family protein; this encodes MKKLAIVGAVIVVLFAAIIVLTNMKNNEKLENNPYGTDNLKQSTIDLLDDENYQNIILPDALAEKIESGDGVVGYFFSPECSHCQNYTPKLMPIADELDVQVDQLNILEYTDEWNTYNIQATPTLIYFENGEEVARLEGDAPDETTRQFFNDVVLK
- a CDS encoding RluA family pseudouridine synthase is translated as MFTYIIHENGQTVEDLLREKWRLGKKLVHELRMAKAVTIDGEPVIWKEPFEKGTKIEFAFDIPASNYIPTDSCDVNIRYEDEHCLIVSKPKGMATHPNEPMDNDTCMNHVMRHIVDNGGHYAEHVHRLDQGTNGLLLVAKHPIAKSIFDRMIEEKTIVRTYAAEVQGNLRTDSGTINAAIGKDRHHNTRRVVSPTGQHAVTHYEVVNRYKGTCVVHVVLETGRTHQIRVHMAHLGHPIVGDTMYGARETASGDYALHAIQLAFMHPFLDEQIIVTDN
- a CDS encoding acyl dehydratase, which codes for MFKNFSPSLFFAMSAVTVVVIAPLIMVFHPIFQNEFFLYNKSAATFIPNPINFRLVLLTGFVLIVMFWLLAYRRNMKVYLIGLLLLILSIGIGYLSTQNYLLISQEQLERHYLFDEQKYRWDELDEVVYEYVVGSNKGDITVTTKTGDQFIIKEKELHSTGRSLIYQLSRANEVTYIEREKR
- a CDS encoding disulfide oxidoreductase, whose product is MSKKLENALLIIWVVSLTATFGSLYFSEIRGYEPCTLCWYQRIIMYPIMLISTIAYIQKNAKIALTTAVFSTIGAATSLYHYSLQKLVFMQDAAPACGRVACTGQYINWLGFITIPFLALTAFIIIAGVSFYMLKVLKGEK
- a CDS encoding GAF domain-containing sensor histidine kinase, coding for MTKDQSNIAILKEIAELLNEETEMIPMLNGALSKFLSGTKFETGWIFFIDEKGKSELVVKQDLPDALSHNDCHYLKKGGCWCVSRFRNEELKKASNIIECQRIESAIAANVGDHNEITHHATVPLQSGQERFGLLNVASRNTVRFSDEELDLLESVAFQMGSAIKRIYLTNEQQEIALVQERNRLARDLHDSVNQLLFSVTLTARAGVEMSNELEIKETFKDIQQLTQEALTEMRALIWQLRPKGLESGLIEAIKVYAEMLSLKLTVNVSGVIQFPSRVEETLFRITQEALNNVRKHAGVKSVEIYINVTATDVLLVVNDAGHGFNVEAHRRIPSIGMQSIIDRAHAVGGTADWVSEIGKGTELLVRLPY